One window from the genome of Paracoccus zhejiangensis encodes:
- a CDS encoding extracellular solute-binding protein, whose protein sequence is MAMTRTSLAAALAASTLLAAPLQAQDYGTFDGYTLRVKLIGGAQYEPLYTLIPEWEKATGAKVEILSRKSHFELDREMKQDIAAGNTGYCVFSSHTNFAPQYNAMNQPLNDLIPAEVVAEFSPLVIQHATVDGQLMSLPRHSDVSNMYYVKSLYEDADNKAKFKERFGYDLTPPETWDQATDQAIFFANPPDRYGTHFAGKDEAITGRFYEMLVADGGKLLNDDFTAAFNGPEGVMALNWFVNLYKEKAVPAGTTNYVWDDLGLGFAAGAVAYDLDWAGWAAFFNGKDSKIAGDVGVALAPKGAGGKRTGWSGSHSFSITQTCDNKEAAASLIMFLTSHDAQMMEARSGLLPTRTKVWDDVLAEFEAKGDTFMVEVFKVFGESMRDHAFTPPLIPEWGEISNALWPQLQAAILGDKTAEEALNEAAEEVNLIMSDAGYN, encoded by the coding sequence ATGGCAATGACCAGAACCAGCCTTGCGGCTGCGCTTGCCGCAAGCACACTGCTGGCGGCACCCTTGCAGGCGCAGGACTACGGGACGTTCGATGGCTATACGCTGCGGGTAAAGCTGATCGGAGGCGCGCAGTACGAGCCGCTCTACACGCTGATCCCCGAATGGGAAAAGGCGACCGGCGCCAAGGTCGAGATCCTGTCGCGCAAGAGCCATTTCGAGCTGGACCGCGAGATGAAGCAGGACATCGCGGCCGGGAACACCGGCTACTGCGTCTTCTCGAGCCACACCAACTTCGCGCCGCAATATAATGCGATGAACCAGCCACTGAATGACCTGATCCCGGCCGAAGTGGTGGCCGAGTTCTCGCCGCTGGTGATCCAGCACGCGACGGTGGACGGGCAACTCATGTCGTTGCCCCGGCATTCCGACGTGTCGAACATGTATTACGTCAAGTCGCTCTACGAGGACGCGGACAACAAGGCCAAGTTCAAGGAGCGCTTCGGCTATGACTTGACCCCGCCCGAGACCTGGGACCAGGCGACCGACCAGGCGATCTTCTTCGCCAATCCGCCCGATCGCTACGGCACCCATTTCGCCGGCAAGGACGAGGCGATCACCGGGCGCTTCTACGAGATGCTGGTCGCCGATGGTGGCAAGCTGCTGAACGACGACTTCACCGCCGCCTTCAACGGCCCCGAAGGGGTGATGGCGCTGAACTGGTTCGTCAATCTCTACAAGGAAAAAGCGGTGCCGGCGGGCACGACCAACTATGTCTGGGACGATCTGGGTCTCGGGTTCGCGGCCGGCGCCGTTGCCTATGACCTGGACTGGGCGGGCTGGGCGGCCTTCTTCAACGGCAAGGACTCGAAGATCGCCGGCGATGTCGGGGTGGCGCTGGCGCCAAAGGGCGCGGGCGGCAAGCGCACCGGCTGGTCCGGCTCGCACAGCTTCTCGATCACCCAGACCTGCGACAACAAGGAAGCTGCCGCCAGCCTCATCATGTTCCTGACCAGCCATGACGCCCAGATGATGGAGGCGCGCAGCGGGCTGCTGCCGACGCGCACCAAGGTCTGGGACGATGTGCTGGCCGAGTTCGAGGCGAAGGGCGACACCTTCATGGTCGAGGTGTTCAAGGTCTTTGGCGAGTCCATGCGAGATCACGCCTTCACCCCGCCGCTGATCCCGGAATGGGGCGAGATCTCGAACGCGCTCTGGCCCCAGCTTCAGGCCGCCATATTGGGGGATAAGACGGCCGAAGAGGCGCTGAACGAAGCGGCGGAGGAGGTCAACCTGATCATGTCCGACGCCGGCTACAACTAG
- a CDS encoding carbohydrate ABC transporter permease has translation MSRLRRYLRDNAVPLALLSPAVLVILLVVLLPLLFSLYTSFSNYRLIRPESLWDVVWFRNYVRVLGDGDFWAALGRTVLFLTLVLNLEMLLGLGLALMVNRLTFGQRTMRTIMMFPMMFSPILVGFQFKYMFNDTIGVVNNALQSLGLTSHAIPFLVDRWLAFASIAIAEIWMSTSIFAILILAGLFAMPRDPVEAARVDGCTNWQVFRHITLPFLMPFIYIAMTIRSLDVARAYDIVDVMTGGGPAGRTELLWTLIARTAYDDSRMGQANAMAYVSILLSIFFTWYFFRKLMAARKHLGVF, from the coding sequence ATGTCCCGCCTGAGACGATATCTGCGCGATAACGCCGTGCCGCTGGCATTGCTGTCGCCGGCGGTGCTGGTAATCCTGCTGGTGGTCCTGCTGCCGCTGCTCTTTTCGCTCTATACCAGCTTTTCCAACTATCGCCTGATCCGGCCCGAGTCGCTGTGGGATGTCGTCTGGTTCCGCAACTATGTCCGGGTGCTGGGCGACGGGGATTTCTGGGCGGCGCTGGGGCGCACGGTGCTGTTCCTGACGCTGGTCCTGAACCTCGAGATGCTGCTGGGGCTGGGGCTGGCACTGATGGTGAACCGGCTGACCTTCGGCCAGCGGACCATGCGGACCATCATGATGTTCCCGATGATGTTCTCGCCTATCCTCGTGGGCTTCCAGTTCAAGTACATGTTCAACGATACCATCGGCGTGGTGAACAACGCCCTGCAATCGCTGGGTCTGACCAGTCACGCGATCCCGTTCCTCGTCGATCGCTGGCTGGCCTTCGCCTCGATCGCCATTGCCGAGATCTGGATGTCGACCTCGATCTTCGCCATCCTGATCCTTGCCGGTCTGTTTGCCATGCCGCGCGACCCGGTCGAGGCCGCCCGCGTCGATGGCTGCACCAACTGGCAGGTCTTCCGGCATATCACGCTGCCTTTCCTCATGCCCTTCATCTACATCGCCATGACCATCCGCTCGCTGGACGTGGCACGGGCCTATGACATCGTCGATGTGATGACCGGCGGCGGCCCGGCCGGGCGGACCGAGCTTCTGTGGACGCTGATCGCCCGCACCGCCTATGACGACAGCCGCATGGGGCAGGCCAATGCCATGGCCTATGTCTCGATCCTGCTGTCGATCTTCTTCACCTGGTACTTCTTCCGCAAGCTGATGGCTGCGCGGAAACATCTGGGGGTGTTCTGA
- a CDS encoding carbohydrate ABC transporter permease, with translation MSRRQKDILIWIGTFLVMLVICMPGLWVVLSAFRPNGEILTKPAVWIPRDLSWDNFRAIFGLGDAVVAIPVGSYFLNSLIISVTSTVVAVVIGMSGGYAFARYRFPGKGAAFLWLMLSRCVPGIALSLPLFIMWSWTGLIDTKLGVIIVYTAINVPFTVWLTEGFFRQVPRDLSEAAQIDGCTPWQAFWKVEFPLAKSGIASAAIFAFLTSWNEYALASQLTRSTDSKTLPVGLMDFTAQFTIDWAGMSAMAVIIIIPALVLTFLVQKHLIAGLTFGGVKG, from the coding sequence ATGAGCCGCCGGCAGAAAGATATCCTGATCTGGATCGGCACCTTCCTGGTCATGCTGGTGATCTGCATGCCGGGTTTGTGGGTGGTGCTGTCGGCCTTTCGCCCGAATGGCGAGATCCTGACCAAGCCCGCCGTCTGGATTCCGCGCGATCTGTCCTGGGACAATTTCCGCGCCATCTTCGGGCTGGGTGATGCGGTCGTGGCGATCCCGGTCGGGTCCTATTTCCTGAACTCGCTGATCATCTCGGTGACCTCGACCGTGGTCGCCGTGGTGATCGGTATGTCGGGCGGCTATGCCTTTGCCCGCTATCGCTTTCCGGGCAAGGGCGCGGCCTTCCTGTGGCTGATGCTGTCGCGCTGCGTGCCGGGAATTGCGCTGTCGCTGCCGCTGTTCATCATGTGGAGCTGGACCGGCCTGATCGACACCAAGCTGGGCGTCATCATCGTCTATACCGCGATCAACGTGCCCTTCACCGTCTGGCTGACCGAGGGCTTTTTCCGGCAGGTGCCGCGCGATCTGTCAGAAGCCGCGCAGATCGACGGCTGCACCCCCTGGCAGGCCTTCTGGAAGGTCGAGTTTCCGCTCGCCAAATCAGGCATCGCCAGCGCCGCGATCTTCGCCTTCCTGACATCGTGGAACGAATACGCGCTGGCCAGCCAGCTGACACGCTCGACCGACAGCAAGACGCTGCCGGTGGGCCTGATGGATTTCACCGCCCAGTTCACCATCGATTGGGCCGGGATGAGCGCAATGGCGGTCATCATCATCATCCCCGCGCTGGTCCTGACCTTCCTGGTGCAGAAGCACCTGATCGCAGGGCTGACTTTTGGCGGGGTCAAGGGATAG
- a CDS encoding ABC transporter ATP-binding protein — translation MAEVSLRNVVKRYGGHKVVHGIDLDIAHNEFVVLVGPSGCGKSTTLRMIAGLEEISEGEISIGDRVVNRLAPRQRNISMVFQNYALYPHMTVRENLGFSLKIAGRPPAEIEAAADEAARILGLQPYMDRTPGELSGGQRQRVAMGRAIVRHPDVFLFDEPLSNLDAKLRTQMRVEIKKLHRQVGTTVVYVTHDQVEAMTLADRIVIMKDGHIVQTGTPLEVFERPVNTFVASFIGSPPMNLVKGELRGGVVELAGGGQLPVPPGIDTPPEGARVIFGFRADNFMPVGHGLAETGPVALLDLPVTLAEPLGAESLILTELAGVEVQGKMLNPRPILPGEVLSFQLSLDRCHLFDADTGKSLR, via the coding sequence ATGGCAGAAGTTTCGCTGCGCAACGTGGTCAAACGCTATGGCGGTCACAAGGTCGTCCACGGCATCGATCTGGACATCGCCCATAACGAATTCGTCGTGCTGGTTGGCCCCTCGGGCTGCGGCAAGTCCACCACGCTCAGGATGATCGCGGGGCTGGAAGAGATTTCCGAGGGCGAGATCTCGATCGGCGACCGGGTGGTCAACCGGCTGGCGCCGCGCCAGCGCAATATCTCGATGGTGTTCCAGAATTACGCGCTTTACCCGCATATGACGGTGCGCGAGAACTTGGGCTTCAGCCTGAAGATCGCCGGCAGGCCGCCGGCCGAGATCGAGGCGGCTGCCGACGAGGCGGCGCGCATTCTTGGCCTTCAGCCCTACATGGACCGCACGCCGGGCGAGCTGTCCGGCGGTCAGCGCCAGCGCGTCGCCATGGGCCGTGCCATCGTCCGCCATCCCGATGTGTTCCTGTTCGACGAGCCGCTGTCGAACCTCGATGCCAAGCTGCGCACCCAGATGCGGGTCGAGATCAAGAAGCTGCACCGGCAGGTCGGCACCACGGTCGTCTATGTCACCCATGATCAGGTCGAGGCGATGACGCTGGCCGACCGCATCGTCATCATGAAGGACGGGCATATCGTCCAGACCGGAACCCCGCTCGAGGTATTCGAGCGCCCGGTCAACACCTTCGTCGCCAGCTTCATCGGGTCGCCGCCGATGAACCTGGTCAAGGGCGAGCTTCGCGGCGGCGTGGTGGAACTGGCGGGCGGCGGGCAACTGCCCGTCCCGCCCGGCATCGACACTCCACCCGAGGGCGCGCGCGTGATCTTTGGCTTTCGCGCCGACAATTTCATGCCGGTCGGGCACGGACTGGCCGAAACCGGGCCGGTCGCGCTGCTTGACCTGCCGGTGACGCTGGCCGAGCCGCTGGGGGCGGAATCCCTGATCCTGACCGAACTGGCCGGGGTCGAGGTGCAGGGCAAGATGCTGAACCCGCGCCCGATCCTGCCGGGCGAGGTGCTGAGCTTCCAGCTGTCGCTGGACCGCTGCCATCTTTTCGACGCCGACACCGGCAAAAGCCTGAGGTAG
- a CDS encoding mandelate racemase/muconate lactonizing enzyme family protein, which translates to MARITHVEILMVDLKPKVRRTDAIQSFESQETPILRITDADGAVGTGYSYTIGTGGPSVIALLQHTLAPRLIGREAEEIEGIWRDLLFATHATAVGAITSLALAAIDTALWDLRCRRAGLPLWRMAGGAKASVPLYTTEGGWLHIETQALVDDALAAQAQGFAGSKIKIGRPHLSEDRARLMAVREAVGAGYEIMTDANQSFTLPEAVRRAAVLEEAGVAWFEEPMPADDVGAHVRLANATPVPIAVGESMYSLSQFKDYLQAGGCSIVQADVARVGGITPWLKIAHLAEAHNIPICPHFLMELHASLVCAVPKAPWLEYIPQLDLIAPEGLRIEQGRAMPSDDPGLGITWDWDAIARHGVITPIRLGA; encoded by the coding sequence ATGGCCCGCATCACCCATGTCGAGATCCTGATGGTGGACCTGAAACCAAAGGTCCGCCGCACCGATGCCATCCAGAGCTTCGAGTCGCAGGAAACCCCGATCCTGCGGATCACCGATGCCGATGGGGCGGTCGGCACCGGCTATTCCTATACCATCGGCACCGGCGGTCCGTCGGTCATTGCCCTCTTGCAGCACACGCTGGCGCCGCGGCTGATCGGGCGCGAGGCCGAAGAGATCGAAGGCATCTGGCGCGATCTGTTGTTCGCGACCCATGCCACCGCGGTCGGCGCCATCACCTCGCTGGCGCTGGCGGCCATCGACACGGCGCTGTGGGATCTGCGCTGCCGCCGCGCGGGTCTGCCGCTGTGGCGGATGGCGGGCGGGGCGAAAGCCTCGGTTCCCCTCTACACCACCGAAGGCGGCTGGCTGCATATCGAGACGCAGGCGCTGGTCGATGACGCGCTGGCGGCGCAGGCGCAGGGCTTTGCCGGATCGAAGATCAAGATCGGCCGCCCGCATCTCTCCGAGGATCGGGCCCGGCTGATGGCCGTGCGCGAGGCCGTGGGCGCGGGTTACGAAATCATGACCGACGCCAACCAGTCCTTCACCCTGCCCGAGGCGGTCCGTCGTGCCGCCGTGCTGGAAGAGGCCGGGGTGGCCTGGTTCGAGGAGCCGATGCCCGCCGATGATGTCGGTGCGCATGTGCGGCTGGCCAATGCCACGCCGGTTCCCATCGCCGTCGGCGAGAGCATGTATTCGCTGTCGCAGTTCAAGGATTACCTGCAGGCCGGCGGCTGCAGCATCGTCCAGGCCGATGTCGCCCGCGTCGGCGGCATCACCCCCTGGCTGAAGATCGCCCATCTGGCCGAGGCCCATAACATCCCGATCTGCCCGCATTTCCTGATGGAGCTGCACGCCAGCCTGGTCTGCGCCGTGCCGAAAGCGCCCTGGCTGGAATATATCCCCCAGTTGGACCTGATCGCGCCCGAGGGGCTGCGCATCGAACAGGGACGCGCCATGCCCTCGGACGATCCGGGGCTGGGGATCACCTGGGACTGGGACGCGATCGCCCGGCATGGCGTCATCACCCCGATCAGGCTGGGCGCCTAG
- a CDS encoding L-rhamnose mutarotase: MAMVIHLKPGRKAEYLRLHAKVWPEVLARISACNIRNYSIFLKEPEDILFGYWEYHGEDFATDAARMAANPKTRDWWALTAPCQVPFKTAAPEDWWAMMKEVFHHD; encoded by the coding sequence ATGGCCATGGTCATCCATCTGAAGCCCGGGAGAAAGGCCGAGTACCTGCGGCTTCACGCCAAGGTCTGGCCCGAGGTGCTGGCGCGGATCAGCGCCTGCAACATCCGGAACTACTCGATCTTCCTGAAAGAGCCCGAGGATATCCTCTTCGGCTACTGGGAATATCACGGCGAGGATTTCGCCACCGATGCCGCCCGCATGGCGGCTAATCCGAAGACGCGGGACTGGTGGGCGCTGACCGCGCCCTGCCAGGTCCCGTTCAAGACCGCCGCACCGGAAGACTGGTGGGCCATGATGAAAGAGGTGTTCCACCATGATTGA
- a CDS encoding RraA family protein: MIDDALMTKRLSTCYSGVVHDTLRAMGLRNFTLPSDITPLMPEMTLCGPAFTIEGHPADAADAHETLLAWTGLLSKAPSGHVWVCQPHTHDLAQMGELSAETLKNKGVLGCVLDGLARDTNFLIEIGFQTWRRGHTPNDIVGRWLPTQTGGVIHIGGVAIAQGDYLMGDRDGMVRVPRAIVAEVTEKSVEAMQTESKVRNAILAGTDPQEAYLKYGKF; encoded by the coding sequence ATGATTGACGACGCGCTGATGACCAAGCGGCTCTCGACCTGCTATTCCGGGGTCGTGCATGACACGCTCAGGGCGATGGGTCTGCGCAACTTTACGCTGCCCTCCGATATCACCCCCCTGATGCCCGAGATGACGCTCTGCGGGCCGGCCTTCACCATCGAGGGCCATCCGGCAGACGCCGCCGACGCGCATGAGACGCTGCTGGCCTGGACCGGGCTTCTGTCCAAGGCGCCCTCGGGCCATGTCTGGGTCTGCCAGCCGCATACCCATGATCTGGCGCAGATGGGGGAATTGTCGGCCGAGACGCTGAAGAACAAGGGCGTGCTCGGCTGCGTGCTGGACGGGCTGGCGCGCGACACGAATTTCCTGATCGAGATCGGCTTCCAGACCTGGCGGCGCGGCCATACCCCGAATGACATCGTCGGTCGCTGGCTGCCGACGCAGACGGGGGGCGTGATCCATATCGGCGGTGTGGCCATCGCCCAGGGCGACTATCTGATGGGGGATCGTGACGGCATGGTCCGGGTGCCGCGCGCCATCGTGGCGGAGGTCACCGAGAAATCGGTCGAGGCGATGCAGACCGAAAGCAAGGTGCGCAATGCGATCCTTGCCGGGACGGACCCGCAGGAAGCCTACCTCAAATACGGCAAGTTCTGA
- a CDS encoding enolase C-terminal domain-like protein, with protein MRISGLDIRACSASAAPDSEMLRGAAGGRRQDFLVYTLRTECGRSASMFGFAGADAGGSARLAKSLDAFLTGRNVHDREALWHDFRLRNRMWGHFPIYVWGPIDCCLWLLAAEAADLPLYRYIGAARDSVPVYLSSMFLEQAEDYVAEARSAQAEGFAAYKLHPPGRSVEEDLQIHAAVRQAVGEGFPLMSDPVANLSLPDALRYGRGLEDLGFAWFEEPMADENIPALRELTRQLDIPVVGTETLAGHPYSLADIVARQVVDVIRADVSWTGGVTGVLKSARLAEAFGMNCEIHTAIFHPLEMMNLHLCAAVRNCSYLELLAPVRDFAFGLKGELPIRDGVAHLPDAPGLGAELDWDLIENATMEAL; from the coding sequence ATGCGCATCTCCGGGCTCGATATTCGCGCCTGCAGCGCCAGCGCCGCGCCCGACAGCGAGATGCTGCGCGGTGCGGCTGGCGGAAGGCGGCAGGACTTTCTGGTCTATACGCTGCGGACGGAATGCGGCCGCTCGGCCTCGATGTTCGGCTTTGCCGGTGCGGATGCCGGTGGCTCGGCCCGGCTGGCGAAATCGCTGGACGCCTTTCTGACCGGCCGCAATGTCCATGACCGCGAGGCGCTGTGGCATGATTTCCGCCTGCGCAACCGCATGTGGGGGCATTTCCCCATCTATGTCTGGGGGCCGATCGATTGCTGCCTCTGGCTGCTGGCGGCCGAGGCGGCGGACCTGCCGTTGTACCGCTATATCGGCGCGGCGCGTGACAGCGTTCCGGTCTATCTCAGCTCGATGTTTCTGGAGCAGGCCGAGGATTACGTGGCCGAGGCCCGGTCGGCGCAGGCCGAGGGATTTGCCGCCTACAAGCTGCACCCGCCGGGCCGCTCGGTCGAGGAGGACCTGCAGATCCATGCCGCCGTGCGGCAGGCGGTGGGCGAGGGCTTCCCGCTGATGAGCGACCCGGTCGCCAATCTCAGCCTGCCCGATGCGCTGCGCTATGGCCGCGGGCTGGAGGATCTGGGCTTTGCCTGGTTCGAGGAGCCGATGGCAGACGAGAACATCCCGGCGCTGCGCGAATTGACGCGGCAGCTGGACATTCCGGTGGTCGGCACCGAGACGCTGGCCGGCCATCCCTACAGCCTTGCCGATATCGTCGCGCGCCAAGTGGTCGACGTGATCCGCGCCGATGTCAGCTGGACTGGCGGTGTGACCGGGGTGTTGAAATCGGCGCGCCTGGCCGAGGCCTTCGGCATGAATTGCGAGATCCACACCGCCATCTTCCATCCGCTCGAGATGATGAACCTGCATCTCTGCGCCGCGGTGCGCAACTGCAGCTATCTGGAATTGCTGGCCCCGGTCCGGGACTTTGCCTTCGGCCTCAAGGGCGAACTGCCGATCCGTGACGGGGTCGCGCATTTGCCCGATGCGCCGGGGCTTGGCGCCGAACTGGACTGGGACCTGATCGAGAACGCGACCATGGAGGCGCTGTGA
- a CDS encoding UxaA family hydrolase → MPPMTDQPITAGLLRLAVEDNVLVATGPLVPGATAINGGGEMHLREAVTLGHKVAARPIAKGEKILKYGVSIGSATEDIAAGQHVHVHNMQSDYTPTHVLNETATGGRDA, encoded by the coding sequence ATGCCACCGATGACAGACCAACCGATCACCGCCGGGCTGCTGCGCCTTGCGGTGGAGGACAATGTGCTGGTGGCCACCGGCCCGCTGGTTCCGGGCGCCACCGCGATCAATGGCGGTGGTGAGATGCATCTGCGCGAGGCGGTGACGCTTGGCCACAAGGTCGCCGCGCGGCCCATCGCCAAGGGCGAGAAGATCCTGAAATACGGCGTGTCCATCGGCTCGGCGACCGAGGACATTGCTGCCGGCCAGCATGTCCATGTCCACAACATGCAAAGCGATTACACGCCTACCCATGTGCTCAATGAAACCGCGACAGGAGGCCGCGATGCTTGA
- a CDS encoding UxaA family hydrolase: MLEGILRSDGRKGIRNTLAVAYLVECAHHVAREIVQPYRDAGAQVIGFPGCYPNAYAQTMMERLCTHPNVGAVLLISLGCESFNRFQLEKTIAATGRPVETLVIQRAGGTRATIEAGRDWVAARLPELAAAPRVPMALSELVVGTVCGGSDGTSGITGNPAVGLAFDRLVEAGATCIFEETGELIGCEGIMSARAATPELGRELTASVEKAAAYYATLGYGSFAAGNAEGGLSSIEEKSMGAYAKSGKSPISGLIKPGDIPPKGGLYLMDVVPDGEVRFGFPNISDNAEIVEMMASGAHLTLFVTARGSVVGSALAPVIKICANPETYARLTEDMDVNAGRVLSGTPLAEVGDEIFDLTLEVANGRQTASESLGHAEFILTYKSFEPIGPACLPV; the protein is encoded by the coding sequence ATGCTTGAGGGCATTCTGCGCAGCGACGGGCGCAAGGGCATCCGCAACACCCTCGCCGTCGCCTATCTGGTCGAATGCGCCCATCACGTTGCGCGCGAGATCGTCCAGCCCTATCGGGACGCGGGCGCGCAGGTCATCGGCTTTCCCGGCTGCTATCCCAATGCCTATGCCCAGACCATGATGGAGCGGCTTTGCACCCATCCGAATGTCGGTGCGGTACTGCTGATCAGCCTCGGCTGCGAAAGTTTCAACCGCTTCCAGCTGGAAAAGACCATCGCCGCGACCGGACGCCCGGTGGAGACACTGGTCATCCAGCGGGCAGGGGGCACGCGCGCGACCATCGAGGCGGGCCGCGACTGGGTGGCAGCTCGGCTGCCGGAACTGGCGGCGGCACCCAGGGTGCCGATGGCGCTGTCGGAACTGGTCGTGGGCACGGTCTGCGGCGGCTCGGACGGGACCAGCGGCATCACCGGCAACCCGGCGGTGGGTCTGGCCTTCGACCGGCTGGTCGAGGCGGGCGCGACCTGCATTTTCGAGGAAACCGGCGAGTTGATCGGCTGCGAGGGCATCATGTCCGCCCGCGCCGCCACGCCCGAGCTGGGACGCGAACTGACCGCCTCGGTCGAGAAGGCGGCGGCCTACTATGCCACGCTCGGTTACGGCAGCTTTGCCGCCGGCAATGCCGAGGGCGGACTGTCCTCGATCGAGGAAAAGTCGATGGGGGCCTATGCCAAGTCCGGCAAGTCGCCGATCAGCGGTCTGATCAAGCCCGGCGACATCCCGCCCAAGGGCGGGCTCTACCTGATGGACGTGGTGCCCGATGGCGAGGTGCGCTTTGGCTTCCCGAACATCAGCGACAATGCCGAGATCGTCGAGATGATGGCCTCGGGCGCGCATCTGACGCTGTTCGTAACCGCGCGCGGCTCGGTCGTCGGCTCGGCCTTGGCGCCGGTAATCAAGATCTGCGCCAATCCCGAGACCTATGCCCGTCTGACCGAGGACATGGACGTGAACGCAGGCCGGGTCTTGTCGGGCACGCCGCTGGCCGAGGTGGGTGACGAGATCTTCGATCTGACCCTCGAGGTCGCGAACGGTCGCCAGACCGCCTCGGAATCGCTCGGCCATGCCGAATTCATCCTGACCTACAAAAGCTTCGAGCCCATCGGCCCGGCTTGCCTGCCTGTTTGA
- a CDS encoding SDR family oxidoreductase, translated as MGRLTGKTCLVTAAGQGIGRATAEAWLREGATVWATDLNADAVGSIEGAIARRLDVTDKTAIEALVAEIDGLDVLFNCAGVVHAGSILDCTDADWDFAFDLNAKAQYRMIQTVLPGMLSRGGGSILNMSSVASSVKGVPNRFAYCASKAAVIGLTKAVAADFVTRGIRCNAICPGTVDSPSLHDRLRATGDYDKAMRDFVARQAMGRIGRPEEIAALATYLASDESAFTTGQCLAVDGGWTI; from the coding sequence ATGGGACGACTGACTGGAAAGACCTGCCTTGTGACCGCCGCCGGTCAGGGCATCGGCCGCGCAACCGCCGAGGCCTGGCTGCGCGAGGGCGCGACGGTCTGGGCGACCGATCTGAATGCGGATGCGGTCGGCAGCATAGAGGGCGCCATCGCGCGCCGGCTGGACGTGACCGACAAGACGGCGATCGAGGCGCTGGTGGCCGAGATCGACGGGCTGGACGTTCTGTTCAACTGCGCCGGGGTGGTCCATGCCGGATCGATCCTCGACTGCACCGACGCGGATTGGGACTTCGCCTTCGACCTGAACGCCAAGGCGCAATACCGGATGATCCAGACGGTGCTGCCCGGCATGTTGAGCCGCGGCGGCGGGTCGATCCTCAACATGTCCTCGGTGGCCTCGTCGGTGAAGGGCGTGCCGAACCGCTTTGCCTATTGCGCCTCCAAGGCGGCGGTCATCGGGCTGACCAAGGCGGTCGCCGCCGATTTCGTCACCCGGGGCATCCGCTGCAACGCCATCTGCCCCGGCACGGTCGACAGCCCCTCGCTGCATGACCGGCTGCGGGCGACCGGGGATTACGACAAGGCGATGCGCGATTTCGTGGCGCGGCAGGCCATGGGCCGGATCGGCAGGCCCGAGGAAATCGCCGCGCTGGCCACCTACCTGGCCAGCGACGAAAGCGCCTTCACCACGGGACAATGCCTCGCCGTCGATGGCGGCTGGACAATCTGA
- a CDS encoding fumarylacetoacetate hydrolase family protein yields MKFLRYGEVGQEKPGLLDDDGTIRDLSGVLTGVLTGDLQGEALGKLGDLHDLDLQALPVVGGSPRLGPPVAGTGKFICIGLNYADHAAESGLAVPPEPVIFMKATSAICGPNDPIVIPRGSTKTDWEVELAVVIGKTAKYVSEAEAMDHVAGFCVTNDVSERAFQTERQGQWTKGKSCDNFGQIGPWLVTPDEIADPQQLGMWLTVNGETMQDGSTSTMVYGVAFLIHYLSQFMSLHPGDVISTGTPPGVGLGQKPPRYLKPGDVVELGIGGLGAQRQIVIAD; encoded by the coding sequence ATGAAATTTCTGCGTTATGGCGAAGTGGGGCAGGAAAAGCCCGGGCTGCTGGACGATGATGGCACCATCCGCGACCTCTCCGGCGTCCTGACCGGCGTCCTGACCGGCGACCTGCAGGGCGAGGCCTTGGGCAAGCTGGGCGATCTGCACGATCTGGACTTGCAGGCGCTGCCGGTGGTCGGGGGATCGCCCCGGCTTGGACCGCCGGTCGCCGGCACCGGCAAGTTCATCTGCATCGGGTTGAACTATGCCGACCACGCGGCGGAATCCGGCCTTGCCGTTCCGCCCGAGCCGGTCATCTTCATGAAGGCCACCAGCGCCATCTGCGGGCCGAACGATCCCATCGTCATCCCGCGCGGCTCGACCAAGACCGATTGGGAGGTCGAGTTGGCCGTGGTGATCGGCAAGACCGCCAAATATGTCAGCGAGGCCGAGGCGATGGATCATGTCGCGGGCTTCTGCGTCACCAATGACGTGTCCGAACGCGCCTTCCAGACCGAGCGTCAGGGCCAATGGACCAAGGGCAAGAGCTGCGACAATTTCGGACAGATCGGCCCCTGGCTGGTCACGCCCGACGAGATCGCCGATCCGCAGCAGCTGGGCATGTGGCTGACGGTGAATGGCGAGACTATGCAGGACGGCTCGACCTCGACCATGGTCTATGGCGTGGCCTTCCTGATCCATTACCTCAGCCAGTTCATGTCGCTGCATCCGGGCGACGTGATCTCGACCGGCACGCCGCCGGGCGTGGGGCTGGGGCAGAAACCGCCGCGCTACCTGAAACCCGGCGACGTGGTTGAACTGGGCATCGGAGGACTTGGCGCACAGCGCCAGATCGTGATCGCGGACTGA